One region of Zingiber officinale cultivar Zhangliang chromosome 7B, Zo_v1.1, whole genome shotgun sequence genomic DNA includes:
- the LOC122004802 gene encoding nuclear transcription factor Y subunit B-3-like, with amino-acid sequence MKGKRNAHRGGGGGEALSETESDAVLGGGSSSPKEQDRFLPIANVSRIMKRSLPANAKISKEAKETVQECVSEFISFVTGEASDKCQREKRKTINGDDLLWAMSTLGFDSYVVPLKAYLNRYREAEGDRTLALAAHHRPSADQSMDQEAAYSTDNNNNSNSKYNAAGLGLTGESYPSAGMDGEWARRRN; translated from the coding sequence ATGAAGGGCAAACGCAACGCCCACCGGGGCGGCGGAGGCGGCGAAGCCCTGTCGGAGACGGAGTCGGACGCCGTGCTCGGCGGGGGATCGAGCTCTCCGAAGGAGCAGGACCGGTTCCTGCCGATCGCCAACGTGAGCCGGATCATGAAGCGGTCGCTGCCGGCGAACGCGAAGATCTCGAAGGAGGCGAAGGAGACGGTGCAGGAGTGCGTTTCGGAGTTCATCAGCTTCGTCACCGGCGAGGCCTCCGACAAGTGCCAGCGCGAGAAGCGCAAGACCATCAACGGCGACGACCTCCTCTGGGCCATGTCCACCCTCGGCTTCGACAGCTACGTCGTCCCCCTCAAGGCCTACCTCAATCGCTACCGCGAGGCCGAGGGCGACCGCACCCTCGCTCTCGCCGCCCACCACCGCCCTTCCGCCGACCAATCGATGGACCAGGAGGCTGCCTATAGTACTGACAataacaacaacagcaacagtAAGTACAACGCCGCTGGGCTAGGGCTTACCGGAGAATCGTACCCGTCGGCGGGGATGGACGGCGAATGGGCTCGTCGGAGAAATTGA
- the LOC122004803 gene encoding RNA demethylase ALKBH9B-like, which yields MSSLRTSASTRALEGSTRRTRPVPMTTSSSRMKISTRSKVVGFSEDDDSEEIRRSWMVKRKKDFQKMEKVHGRLVNILEGLGLHAGVFSPAEQKQIVDCIYVLQKKGRNGELRERTYSEPRKWSSSDNNSVRLLLQLRSGQEGQLSRHNSRRTSRSHF from the exons ATGAGCTCCCTGAGAACATCCGCCTCAACGAGGGCATTGGAGGGCTCGACGAGGAGGACGAGGCCGGTGCCGATGACTACATCGAGTTCGAGGATGAAGATATCGACAAGATCTAAGGTAGTAGGATTTTCAGAAGATGATGATTCAGAGGAGATCAGAAGGTCTTGgatggtgaagaggaagaaggatttTCAGAAGATGGAGAAGGTTCACGGTCGGCTGGTCAATATTCTCGAGGGGCTCGGGCTCCACGCCGGAGTTTTCAGCCCCGCCGAGCAGAAACAGATCGTGGATTGCATCTATGTCCTCCAGAAGAAAGGCCGGAACGGTGAGCTCAGAG AACGAACGTATTCGGAGCCGAGGAAATGGTCAAGTTCGGATAACAATTCAGTTCGGTTGCTGCTACAATTACGCAGTG GACAAGAAGGGCAACTCTCCAGGCATAATTCGCGACGAACAAGTCGATCCCATTTCTGA